The genomic region CAACAGAACATCGGGCGCCCCTTTCCCGACGACGCTGGACACGTCGTCCGACGTGAAGTGGATGGAGTACGAGTGCAGCCCTTCGGGGTTGACCCACTACGGCACCGAGTGGGACTGGCTCGATTTCTACTGGAACCTCTGGACCGAGGGCAGCTACAAGTTCACGATCCCGCAGATCCAGAACGTCTGGGACAACGTGCCGGACTCGGACATCGCGTACGAGTGCTGCGCGATGAGCAGCGGAACTCCGACCATATGTGCGCCGCGTGACATGAGCGCTCCATGCGGCACTCTGCCTAACCTCTGGCCGACGCAGCTCACGGTCGGGAAGCTGTGGGACGGCGACGGCGACTACGACGTGACGTACGGGCTCATCGACAAGGCGAGGTCTGTCTACGGGGACAACATGGCGAACAACTTCGAGAGTAAAGGCGATGCTGCTGGCGTAAACCACTGAGGCGACGCATGACGACGATGCACCAATCGGTATTCTTCTCGATCCTCGCAACAGCGATCCTCTCTTCATGCACCGCGGAGAAGAAGGATCCTCCATGGTGTCAGAACTGCGTCGATCCGCAGGTGCAGTGGCTGGAGATCCCCAACGGATCGTTCACGTTCGGATCTCCGGTCGGCACGCCGTGCCGCGGCATGTACACCGAGAAGGAGGTGCCGGTCACGCTGACTCGGCCGTTCATGATGTCCAAGTACGAGATCACCCAGAAGCAGTGGAAGGCGCTCGGCTTCACCGTGCCGCACAACGCAGAACCGTGCGACGACTGCCCAGTTACGTTCATCGACCAGTTCGAGGCGATGGCGTGGTGCAACGCCTTGTCGAAGTTCGAGGGACTCGAAGAGTGCTACGATCTCTCGCGGTGCACGGGGACGATTGGCAGCGGATGCTCAGAAACGTTCTGGGACGGATCGTGCTCGGTGGCCGATGGTGTGACCGAGGGACCTCCCGTGCCGCCCGACAACTACTATTGCGAGTCGCTGGTTCGCAAGCACGCCTTGATGTACGACTGCACCGGCTACCGTCTTCCGACCGGCGCCGAGTGGGAGTACGCGGCCAAGGCCGGCACCACGACGAACACCTACAACGGCGACATCACGGACGACCACGACGGCTACTGCGCGGACGAGCCGGTGCTGAACGACATCGCCTGGTACTGCTTCAGTTCGGGGGCTGGCGATGATGAGTGGTCGCTGGAGACTCCAAAGCTACTGAAGCAGGTAGGCCTTAAGCAGCCCAACCCCTTCGGACTATACGACATGCTCGGAAACGCGTGGGAGTGGGTGGACTACGTCGTGACCGGCTTCGCGCTCGACGACAATGAAGTGAAGCCGGACCAGGCGCTCGCAGATCCAATGGGTGCAGACGAGAACGAGGCCGAACGACGGGACCTAAGAGGTGGCGATTTTGCAAGATTGGGCTGCTACAACCGAACCGCTGATTCTTTTGGTCTCTCTGGCTATGCTCGCCAAATGAGCACCGGATTCCGCCCGGTTCGCACGCTCCCTGCGGGCTCGACTGACGGCGGCGCGAAGTAGCGTAGCACTTCGACTTCGGACGATTTCTGCGAGAGAACCCATCTTCGAGTAGAATCGAATCGATGCTCCTCGACCGTAACCTCATTCCCGTCGTCGCTGCGATGTTTGCTTTCGCCGTTTCGACCTGTGGTTGCGACAAAGGCTCGGGCGAAAGCGACGCGGCCGTCGACACCGACACGTACCCCGAGGCCGAGGATCCGCAAATCGAGTGGGTCGAGATCCCGGCGGGATCGTTCACGTTCGGGTCACCCGTCGGCACTCCGTGTCGCGGTGCTTACTCCGAGAAGGAGGTCCCGGTCACGCTCACGCGGCCGTTCCTGATGTCCAAGTACGAGATCACCCAGAGACAGTGGACTGCACTCGGCTTCGAGGTGCCGCACGACGCGCCGTTCTGCGAGGAGTGCGCGGTTACCTTCCTCAACCAGGCCGAGGCGATGGTCTGGTGCAACGCCCTGTCGCACCTCGAAGGGCTGGAGGCGTGCTACGACCTCTCCCGTTGCACCGGCACCATCGGCAGCGGCTGCCCGGATGACGAGGTCTACCACAAGGGCTGCATCGTCGAGTACGGCACCGGTGACGTTCTTCCCGACAGCTACGACTGCGAGCCCCCGGTCCGCAAGCACGCCTCCATGGGGGAATAGGGGAATAGGGGACGTTGCTTCCTTTCATAACTTGACGCGAGAGGGCGGGCGTCGCACCGTCTCCGCATTCCCCGCGGTCCTAGGCTCGACGCGCCCGGCGTCCCTTGCCACGTGATGGTCCGCGGCGTCGGCCGCGCCGCGATCTTCCCGGATGCACAGCTCATCTCAGAACGTCCCGCCGAGGACGACGATGATCTCGTCGACGCCGCCCGTCATGAGCCCGCGCGCGTAGCCGGTCCGGAGCGTGATCGGCATGTAGTAGCCGAAGTTGAACGTCCACACGAGCTCTCCGCCGACGCTCGCGCGCCAGTCGTCCCGGTCGAGCGCGTCGAACGTGATGAGCGCGTTGTCCGTGAACACCCCGGCGTGGAGCTCCCGGAAGAACAACGGGACGGTCTTGTACGCGGCCTCGAACCACCAGATCGGGAACCGGTACTCGAGCCGCAGGAGGTGGTACTGGTCGCCCGCGAACCTGCCCTGGGGGTAGCCCCGGAGCCCCGGCAGCCCCAAGGGCACGTTGTTCCAGAGCGCGTCCACGACGTTCTGCTCCCCGTAACCCCCTAAGTAGAACGCGGACTGCTGCGGCGGATCGCTGACGGAGATCCCGCCGTTCAGCCGCAGCGCCAGCACGTGGTGGTCGAGCCACGGCATCTCGAGGTACTCCTGCCAGCCGTAGGAGAAGCCCGCGACCTCGAGATCGCTGCCGAGCGCCGGGTGGTCGATCGAGACGCTCGCCCAGATCGAGCGCCCGGACTCCGCGGAGATCCCGGACACCGACCAGACGACGTCCGAGTACGACCACCCGAACGAAAGGCCCGCGCGGAAGTACTGGATCGGGACGTCCGGCAGCGGCCCCGACGGATCGGCGATCACCTCGACGCCGTCCCGCGGCCGCGCGTGCAGCACCTGGTAGGACGCCGACAGCGAGTGCCCCCGATCGACGCCGGGCACGGCGGCCGCGAGGGAGATGGAGCCTCGCGTGAGCTCCTGCTCCCAGCTCCGGCTCTCCCCGCCCACGACGTACCCGCCGTCCCGCGGCGCCGTCCAGCGCGAGACGCCGAGGTGCAGCGACGGCGCCATGCCGTAGTAGGAGTAGCCCGCGCTGAACGACACCGCCCGGCTGTCGACCGCGTAGTTCAGCGAGGCGGCGACGGCGTGGTGGCCGACCGCGTCGTTCATCGCGGTGGTCGCCTGCAGCATGATCCGATCCCCGCCGGCGCTCACGCCGATGAGCCAGTACCGGGGCAGGAGGCTCGGCAGGGGGTTGTACGGTCCTATGACCGCGCGCGAGGCGCGGCCCTGCCCCTTGGCCCCTCGGCGCTCCGAGAAGCTCCGCGGCACGGCCGCGACGATCTCCGCGTCCGCGGGGTCGAAGTCGGCGACGTGGACGTCCCAGCCCTTGGAGCCGAGCCCGAGGAACGCGAGCTTCTCGCCGTCCGGCGACACGGCGGGCGACATCGCGCCCCCGAGGACGTTCGTCAGCTGCAGGAGCGTGCCCGCGCCGAGGTCCGCCGCGTGGACGTTGTACACGCCCGTCCGATCCGAGGCGAAGAGGAGGTACCGGCCGGTCGGGTCGAACGCCGGATCGGCCTCGCGCCCCGCGTCGTCGGTGACGGGGGTCATCGCGCCCGTCGCGACGTCCACCACCGCCACGTCGACCCGAACGCCGCGGCGCACCACCACCGCGACGGAGCGCCCGTCCGGCGACCACGCCGGATCGTAGACCTGGTCGCCGTGCTCCGGAACGAACAGGTCGCGCAGCCTGTTGCCGCGCTCGTCGGTGAGGACGAGCTTGGTGGCGCCGGCGTGATCGACGACGAGGGCGAGCTCGCGGCCCGACGGGGAGACCGCGGCCTCCCGGGAGCGGATCCCGTACGTGACGCGGCGCGGATCCCCTCCCGCGGCGGGCAGGACGAACACGTCGTTGTACCTGTAGAACTTCTCGTACGGCGCCCCGCGCGTGTAGAAGACGTTCCCCAGCGCGTCCGCCGAGAGGTGCGCGTCGCCGCCCGAGCGCGCGAGCCGCCCGCGCGGACCGCCGTCCAGCGGCAGCGCGAAGATCCCCGGGCGGCTCTGGCCGTCGGCGATGGAGAGCAGCAGCGACCTCCCGTCCTTCGAGAAGATCGGCTGCCCCTTGCTCTCCCCGTCTTCCGTGAGCCGCCTCGTCCAGGTGAGCCCCTTCGCCTCGAGCGCCGCCCGCGTCGCCTCGGCGTCCTTCCGCACGGCGGCGAGCCACTCCTCGTACAGGTCGTCGAGCTCGACGCCGAGCACGCGCCTGAACACGCGGTTCAAGGCGTACGGGATCGTGCTCGAGCCGTACGCGCGGCATATCTCGGTGAGCTTCTCCTCCCCGAACCTCGAGCGCAGGAAGTCGACGAACATGGCGCCGTAGATGTACGGCATGTTGCCGCGGGGATACTGCCGCGTCGAGTTGGACGCCTCGCCGAGCGTGAGCAGCTTCCCCTCGAGGGCGTTCACCCGCAAGATCGCCCTGAACTCCGCCGACCGGATCCGGCCCGCCTCCGAGCGGTACGTCTCCTCCATCACCGCCATCCCCTCGATGAACCAGAGGGGCTGCATCTGGTTCGGCAGGTACACGTCGCCGAAGATCGCGTTCACGACCCGCGCGACGCCGCCGTGCATCTGCAGGTGGATGACGTGGGTGTACTCGTGGACGAA from Pseudomonadota bacterium harbors:
- a CDS encoding formylglycine-generating enzyme family protein; translated protein: MTTMHQSVFFSILATAILSSCTAEKKDPPWCQNCVDPQVQWLEIPNGSFTFGSPVGTPCRGMYTEKEVPVTLTRPFMMSKYEITQKQWKALGFTVPHNAEPCDDCPVTFIDQFEAMAWCNALSKFEGLEECYDLSRCTGTIGSGCSETFWDGSCSVADGVTEGPPVPPDNYYCESLVRKHALMYDCTGYRLPTGAEWEYAAKAGTTTNTYNGDITDDHDGYCADEPVLNDIAWYCFSSGAGDDEWSLETPKLLKQVGLKQPNPFGLYDMLGNAWEWVDYVVTGFALDDNEVKPDQALADPMGADENEAERRDLRGGDFARLGCYNRTADSFGLSGYARQMSTGFRPVRTLPAGSTDGGAK
- a CDS encoding SUMF1/EgtB/PvdO family nonheme iron enzyme; protein product: MLLDRNLIPVVAAMFAFAVSTCGCDKGSGESDAAVDTDTYPEAEDPQIEWVEIPAGSFTFGSPVGTPCRGAYSEKEVPVTLTRPFLMSKYEITQRQWTALGFEVPHDAPFCEECAVTFLNQAEAMVWCNALSHLEGLEACYDLSRCTGTIGSGCPDDEVYHKGCIVEYGTGDVLPDSYDCEPPVRKHASMGE